A DNA window from Chitinibacter fontanus contains the following coding sequences:
- the lpxC gene encoding UDP-3-O-acyl-N-acetylglucosamine deacetylase, whose product MFLQRTLKSTIRATGVGLHSGEKVTLTLRPAAADHGIVFQRSDLPESKPFKVGPDLVNDTRLSSTLVQDGVRVGTIEHLMSAFAGLGIDNVIVDVDAPEMPIMDGSAAPFIYLLQSAGIRELNKPKQFVRVLKPIEVHDGDKWVKFEPHDGYKVALTIDFQHPAFKKSAQTIEIDFAESNYVSEIARARTFGFIHEVEYLRANGLARGGNMDNAVVIDEFRVLNDGGLRFEDEFVRHKILDAIGDLYILGYPLIAAFSGYKSGHAMNNKLLRALLADRDSYELVTFDDDAHVPSSFHDLPPLSI is encoded by the coding sequence ATGTTTTTACAACGTACCTTGAAAAGCACAATCCGTGCGACTGGCGTTGGTTTGCATTCGGGTGAAAAAGTGACTCTCACTTTACGCCCCGCTGCAGCCGACCATGGGATTGTGTTTCAACGCTCTGATTTGCCCGAGTCAAAGCCTTTCAAGGTCGGCCCTGATTTGGTGAACGACACGCGACTCTCCTCGACGCTCGTCCAAGACGGCGTGCGTGTCGGCACCATTGAGCATCTGATGTCGGCCTTTGCGGGGCTCGGTATCGACAATGTAATTGTTGATGTTGATGCGCCCGAAATGCCGATTATGGATGGTTCTGCTGCACCGTTTATCTATTTGCTACAAAGCGCCGGTATCCGCGAGCTTAATAAACCCAAACAATTTGTTCGTGTTCTTAAACCGATTGAAGTTCACGATGGTGATAAGTGGGTGAAGTTCGAGCCACACGATGGCTACAAAGTCGCACTGACGATTGATTTTCAGCACCCTGCCTTTAAAAAATCAGCACAAACCATTGAAATTGATTTTGCCGAAAGCAATTACGTGAGCGAAATTGCCCGTGCGCGCACGTTTGGTTTTATTCATGAAGTTGAATATCTGCGTGCCAATGGCTTAGCCCGTGGCGGAAATATGGATAATGCAGTGGTCATTGATGAGTTTCGCGTACTCAATGATGGTGGTTTGCGTTTTGAAGACGAATTTGTTCGCCACAAAATTCTAGATGCCATTGGTGATCTGTATATTCTGGGATATCCGCTGATTGCTGCGTTTTCAGGCTATAAATCAGGTCATGCGATGAATAATAAATTGCTACGCGCATTGTTAGCTGACCGTGATAGCTACGAATTAGTCACCTTTGATGATGATGCGCATGTGCCATCATCATTTCATGATCTGCCTCCATTGAGCATCTAG